One window of the Lactococcus lactis genome contains the following:
- a CDS encoding ABC transporter permease translates to MKITLIKELFYLTKSKIYLVIFGIIIGLLILGTFQAILNLKGAESLFMEDKQSDINFQKNIHKDYSISNNGNQSILNNATRYDYEQLNQANQAISFVGFPQFIFKAYGMTIISLLAGFFGVLVANYDYKFGTFKRRLGQQSWKIILLGKSVGLVVSLIVMYLLIFSLAACSGEILHLFFKSENAGEYGQSLYPLINSDSFYLLFFSFMIGLALAMMCFALTLASKRANLIGSAFMIYLFILPNTGCFDWSNMTLNIFAPFGNHLGVPPLSMTQISPLFILVLFVTYLLIILTGGMLIFFKHTRYNI, encoded by the coding sequence ATGAAAATAACTTTAATTAAAGAGCTTTTCTATCTTACCAAATCCAAAATTTATCTAGTAATTTTTGGAATAATAATCGGCTTATTGATTTTAGGCACATTCCAAGCAATCCTTAATTTAAAAGGAGCTGAGAGTCTTTTTATGGAGGACAAACAATCAGATATTAATTTTCAAAAAAATATTCATAAAGATTATTCTATTTCTAATAATGGCAATCAATCTATACTTAATAATGCCACTCGCTATGATTATGAGCAATTAAATCAAGCCAACCAAGCAATCAGTTTTGTGGGATTTCCACAATTCATATTTAAAGCTTATGGTATGACAATTATTTCTTTACTTGCTGGTTTCTTTGGAGTACTTGTTGCAAACTATGATTATAAATTTGGAACCTTCAAAAGGAGACTTGGGCAACAGAGTTGGAAGATAATTTTATTAGGAAAATCTGTTGGATTAGTTGTATCATTAATTGTAATGTATTTGCTTATTTTTAGTTTGGCAGCTTGTTCTGGTGAAATTTTACACTTATTCTTTAAGTCTGAAAATGCTGGAGAATATGGGCAATCATTGTATCCCCTTATTAATTCAGATAGTTTTTATTTACTATTTTTTAGCTTTATGATTGGATTAGCATTAGCAATGATGTGTTTTGCGTTAACTTTAGCCAGTAAACGAGCAAACCTGATAGGGAGTGCTTTTATGATTTATTTATTTATCTTACCAAATACTGGTTGCTTCGATTGGAGTAATATGACATTAAATATTTTTGCACCATTTGGTAACCATCTAGGTGTGCCACCTCTTTCAATGACCCAAATCTCTCCTTTATTTATTTTAGTGCTATTTGTGACTTATCTTTTAATTATTCTTACTGGAGGAATGTTGATATTTTTTAAGCATACACGCTATAATATATAA
- a CDS encoding phosphopantothenate--cysteine ligase, with the protein MKVLITSGGTTEPIDNVRGISNFATGSLGKVTAENFLNAGHEVYLLAGLQAKLPEFTDRLTYIPIEGTHDLYEQMKNLVPDMDVVIHSMAVSDYRPIYMTGLENFTDKFSKEELLNFRPEKVGKISSKSDYQIMLLEKTPKIISYIKEWNPNVLLFGFKLLVGVEKSELLSVAREKLLTNHADFILANDLENIHGNDHQAFLVSKNHEITLKTKAEIADRLLKTSEELKND; encoded by the coding sequence ATGAAAGTTTTGATTACTTCTGGTGGAACAACGGAACCTATTGACAACGTTCGTGGCATCAGTAATTTTGCAACAGGAAGTCTCGGAAAAGTGACTGCTGAAAATTTTTTAAATGCTGGTCATGAAGTCTATTTATTAGCTGGACTTCAGGCTAAACTTCCTGAATTTACTGACAGACTGACCTATATTCCGATTGAAGGAACTCATGACCTTTATGAACAGATGAAAAACTTAGTCCCTGACATGGATGTTGTTATCCATAGTATGGCTGTCAGTGATTATCGTCCTATTTATATGACAGGTCTTGAAAATTTTACTGACAAGTTTTCTAAAGAGGAGCTTTTAAATTTTCGTCCTGAAAAAGTTGGGAAAATTTCTTCAAAATCTGATTATCAAATCATGCTCCTAGAAAAAACACCAAAAATTATTTCTTATATTAAAGAATGGAATCCAAATGTTTTACTTTTTGGTTTTAAATTATTGGTTGGTGTAGAAAAATCTGAGCTTCTTTCTGTGGCCAGAGAAAAGTTACTGACAAATCATGCTGATTTTATTTTAGCGAATGATTTAGAAAATATTCATGGAAATGATCATCAAGCATTTTTGGTCAGTAAAAATCATGAAATTACTTTAAAAACAAAGGCTGAAATTGCTGACAGACTTTTAAAAACCTCGGAGGAATTAAAAAATGACTAA
- a CDS encoding ATP-binding cassette domain-containing protein, with protein MEIDIQNLSFNFKTQNIFENTTVSFTEGKISFIMAPNGRGKTTLLKLILGSLHASQGLINNSAKNNDTYVLFDNLELYKNLTGMDNILFFTNFRYSKLTIEKRAQRYLSEERLSKRVSTYSLGEGKRLSLIIWNLLEPSLTMMDEVTNGLDYESLNILKEDLIRSKNEKIILLTGHQFEFYEEIIDDLYVIKNKKILKVDKGGLKKIYENNFN; from the coding sequence ATGGAAATTGACATTCAAAATTTATCTTTTAATTTCAAAACACAAAATATTTTTGAGAATACAACGGTTTCTTTCACAGAGGGTAAAATCTCGTTTATTATGGCACCAAACGGTAGAGGGAAGACAACACTATTGAAACTTATTTTAGGAAGTCTGCATGCGAGCCAAGGCCTTATAAATAATTCAGCTAAAAATAATGATACATATGTCCTATTTGATAATTTAGAACTCTATAAAAATCTAACTGGAATGGACAATATTCTTTTTTTTACAAATTTTAGATATTCTAAATTGACAATTGAAAAGAGAGCTCAACGGTATCTTTCAGAAGAAAGACTGTCAAAACGGGTATCAACCTATTCTCTTGGTGAAGGGAAAAGATTATCATTGATTATATGGAACTTATTAGAACCTTCTTTAACGATGATGGATGAAGTGACAAATGGATTGGATTATGAGAGTTTAAATATTCTTAAGGAAGACCTTATCAGGTCAAAAAACGAGAAAATTATTTTATTAACAGGTCATCAATTTGAGTTTTATGAAGAGATTATTGATGATTTATATGTGATAAAAAATAAAAAAATTTTAAAGGTGGATAAAGGAGGTTTGAAAAAAATTTATGAAAATAACTTTAATTAA
- a CDS encoding M20 family metallopeptidase, whose amino-acid sequence MEKAVDLLKSLVNIPSSSGNEEEILIFLEKWFIEKQFDFVIRKETFVAGQIKAKGKKEQKKEAIILTGHVDTVVSGHLADWKFSPTDARVEEGKLFGLGASDMKGGDVGNLLAAASFIGKDLSQDIWVVGTANEELDGKGSEDFARYFSENWSYDSACCIIAEPTDLEKIYIGQRGNHFMKLHFSGKAGHASVQEHFQQSALGAVTYFLENIEQIVEDLKIYKNSQLGLPTFVVTSILSGDENSPNKTADFAELVVDCRLTPELEEVFEQVMSELAVQYHFTYEDIVTPVLSTLTDNQAPFIQLLTDLSGAKTTAASGSNDQGFFENVGIRTVVFGPGQHEQCHIANESIILEKLEEHIEILQSFIKKMQES is encoded by the coding sequence ATGGAAAAAGCTGTAGACTTATTAAAAAGTTTGGTTAATATTCCGTCAAGTTCAGGAAATGAAGAAGAGATTTTAATATTTCTTGAAAAATGGTTTATTGAGAAGCAATTTGATTTTGTTATTCGCAAAGAAACTTTTGTCGCCGGACAAATTAAAGCAAAAGGTAAAAAAGAACAAAAAAAAGAAGCCATTATCTTAACTGGGCATGTTGATACTGTCGTTTCAGGTCATTTAGCTGACTGGAAATTTTCGCCTACCGATGCAAGAGTAGAAGAGGGAAAACTCTTTGGACTTGGTGCGAGTGATATGAAAGGTGGCGATGTTGGAAACTTACTTGCTGCTGCAAGTTTTATTGGTAAAGATTTAAGTCAAGATATTTGGGTCGTGGGGACGGCTAACGAAGAACTTGATGGTAAGGGTTCAGAAGATTTTGCTCGTTATTTTAGTGAAAATTGGAGCTATGACTCAGCTTGTTGCATTATTGCAGAACCAACTGATTTAGAGAAGATTTATATTGGGCAACGTGGAAATCATTTTATGAAGCTACATTTTTCTGGGAAGGCTGGTCATGCTTCGGTACAAGAACATTTTCAGCAAAGCGCTTTAGGGGCGGTTACTTATTTTCTAGAAAATATTGAGCAAATCGTTGAAGACTTGAAAATTTACAAAAATAGTCAGCTTGGTCTGCCAACTTTTGTAGTGACATCAATTCTCTCTGGGGATGAAAATTCTCCTAATAAAACAGCCGACTTCGCTGAACTTGTGGTTGACTGTCGTTTAACTCCTGAATTGGAAGAGGTATTTGAGCAAGTCATGAGTGAGTTAGCTGTGCAGTATCATTTTACTTATGAAGATATTGTGACACCTGTTTTATCAACTTTGACCGATAATCAAGCTCCATTCATTCAGTTACTGACAGACTTATCTGGCGCGAAAACAACGGCGGCTTCGGGTTCTAATGATCAAGGATTTTTTGAAAATGTTGGGATTAGAACGGTTGTTTTTGGACCAGGACAGCATGAACAATGCCACATTGCAAATGAATCTATTATTCTTGAAAAGTTGGAAGAACATATTGAAATTTTACAATCCTTTATTAAAAAAATGCAGGAGAGTTAA
- a CDS encoding HAD-IIB family hydrolase — MKKILSFDIDNTLNEPKMPIFPEMAELLATLSQKYIIAPISGQKYDQFLIQIINNLPESANLDNFHLFVAQGTQYYAHKDGEWKQVFNYALTDEQANAIMGALEKAAKELGHWDESVLAPGDEINENRESMIAYSAIGQKAGVEAKQAWDPDMTKRNEIAKLASQYAPEFEFEVAGTTTINGFVPGQNKEFGMNHLMEELNVTKEEILYFGDMTQPGGNDYPVVQMGIETITVRDWKETAAILKAIIAMEEA; from the coding sequence ATGAAAAAAATATTAAGTTTCGACATTGACAACACACTCAATGAACCAAAAATGCCGATTTTCCCTGAGATGGCTGAATTGTTGGCTACTTTGTCTCAAAAATATATCATTGCACCAATTTCTGGTCAAAAATATGATCAATTTTTGATTCAAATTATTAATAATTTGCCTGAATCTGCAAATCTGGATAATTTCCATTTGTTTGTTGCCCAAGGGACTCAATATTATGCTCACAAAGATGGCGAATGGAAACAGGTCTTCAATTACGCTTTAACTGATGAACAAGCTAACGCAATTATGGGTGCACTTGAAAAAGCTGCTAAAGAGCTTGGACATTGGGATGAATCTGTTCTTGCCCCTGGTGATGAAATTAATGAAAATCGTGAATCGATGATTGCTTACTCAGCAATCGGTCAAAAAGCTGGTGTTGAAGCTAAACAAGCTTGGGACCCAGACATGACAAAACGTAATGAAATTGCTAAATTGGCTAGTCAATATGCTCCAGAATTTGAATTTGAAGTTGCTGGAACAACAACTATTAACGGTTTTGTTCCAGGTCAAAATAAAGAATTTGGGATGAATCATTTGATGGAAGAACTTAATGTTACTAAAGAAGAAATTCTTTACTTTGGTGACATGACTCAACCTGGCGGAAATGATTACCCTGTTGTTCAAATGGGAATTGAAACAATCACTGTTCGTGACTGGAAAGAAACTGCAGCTATTCTAAAAGCAATTATTGCGATGGAAGAAGCTTAA
- a CDS encoding ECF transporter S component: MKKSKASDVAILSIFIAIMVVVQLLSQIIYSVWPLPIVPTLLHIPVIIGSIVLGVRKGAFLGLVMGLISVINSTIVTLPSSFMFSPLQPVPGTNHGSIWALVIAIVPRVLVGILPALVYRLAQNRFGAGLAAFVGTATNTLLVLSFIFLFFHDVTKQTFGALLASIITGNSIAEVIIAVILTMAIVPALSKARGNS, translated from the coding sequence ATGAAAAAATCAAAAGCGTCTGATGTGGCAATCTTGTCCATTTTTATTGCAATTATGGTCGTTGTCCAACTTTTGAGTCAAATTATCTATAGCGTTTGGCCTTTACCAATCGTTCCAACTTTGCTCCATATTCCAGTAATCATTGGTTCAATTGTTCTTGGAGTTCGTAAAGGAGCATTTCTGGGTCTAGTGATGGGATTGATTAGTGTTATTAATTCAACAATCGTAACCCTACCTTCTAGCTTTATGTTTAGTCCCTTACAGCCTGTTCCTGGAACAAATCATGGTTCTATCTGGGCATTGGTTATTGCCATCGTTCCGCGTGTTCTAGTCGGAATTCTTCCTGCCCTCGTTTATCGTTTGGCACAAAATCGTTTTGGAGCTGGTTTAGCCGCTTTTGTTGGAACAGCAACTAATACACTTCTGGTTTTAAGTTTCATCTTCCTCTTCTTTCATGATGTAACCAAACAAACCTTCGGAGCTTTGCTTGCTTCAATTATCACAGGAAATTCTATTGCAGAAGTGATCATCGCTGTGATTTTAACAATGGCAATTGTCCCTGCTTTAAGTAAAGCAAGAGGCAATTCATAA
- the yidC gene encoding membrane protein insertase YidC, giving the protein MKNLKKKLTLTGLMTAGLLFLSGCVQTHVVDGVRVPTEAATHGITYNFLVRPMSAFVDLFANNLHMGYGWGIIFVTLIIRFLILPLGLNQAYKSTYMQEKMAYLAPGFAPLQERLKKAQTPEEKMAAQQALMAAQKDNGINMLSSIGCLPMLIQWPFFIALYNAAAYTTGISSSTFYGIPLGHPSVVLVIISGVLYFIQTWISTLSMTPEQKKSGMAMLIMSPAMIVVFSFMSPAGVALYWAVGGFVIVIQQIIITFIMKPRMRRRIDEEFTKNPPKINNEGLKDVTPTSVQENFKEITSERNEKERKSGGRNAGKQNRK; this is encoded by the coding sequence TTGAAAAATTTGAAAAAGAAATTAACATTGACTGGTTTAATGACAGCCGGATTGTTATTCCTATCTGGCTGTGTTCAAACACACGTTGTTGATGGAGTCCGCGTTCCAACCGAAGCAGCTACTCATGGAATTACCTATAATTTTTTGGTTCGTCCAATGTCTGCTTTTGTTGACTTATTCGCTAATAACTTGCACATGGGTTATGGTTGGGGAATTATTTTTGTTACTCTGATTATCCGTTTTCTCATCTTGCCTTTAGGTTTGAATCAAGCCTACAAATCAACTTATATGCAAGAAAAAATGGCTTATCTTGCTCCTGGATTTGCTCCTTTGCAAGAACGACTCAAAAAAGCACAAACTCCTGAAGAAAAAATGGCAGCTCAACAAGCATTGATGGCAGCCCAAAAAGATAATGGAATTAACATGCTTTCATCAATTGGTTGCTTACCAATGTTGATTCAATGGCCTTTCTTTATCGCTCTTTATAATGCTGCAGCCTATACAACGGGAATTTCAAGTTCAACATTTTATGGGATTCCTTTAGGACATCCAAGTGTGGTCTTGGTTATTATCTCTGGGGTGCTTTACTTCATCCAAACCTGGATTTCAACTTTGTCAATGACCCCTGAACAAAAGAAATCAGGAATGGCAATGTTGATTATGAGTCCGGCAATGATTGTTGTCTTCTCATTCATGTCACCTGCTGGAGTAGCACTTTATTGGGCAGTTGGTGGTTTTGTTATTGTTATCCAACAAATCATCATTACCTTCATCATGAAACCAAGAATGCGCCGTCGTATTGATGAAGAATTTACAAAAAATCCTCCAAAAATCAATAATGAAGGTCTCAAAGATGTTACACCTACTTCTGTTCAAGAAAATTTCAAAGAAATCACAAGTGAACGCAATGAAAAGGAACGTAAATCTGGCGGACGAAATGCTGGTAAACAAAATCGTAAGTAA
- a CDS encoding 2-hydroxymuconate tautomerase yields MPYVHVELFEGRTVEQKAIIAKEITESISKHAGAPTSAIHVIFNDLPEGMLYQGGEMKKKK; encoded by the coding sequence ATGCCATATGTCCATGTTGAACTTTTTGAAGGTCGTACAGTTGAGCAAAAAGCTATAATTGCTAAAGAAATTACTGAATCAATTTCTAAACATGCTGGAGCACCTACTTCAGCAATTCATGTCATCTTTAATGACCTTCCAGAAGGAATGCTCTATCAAGGCGGAGAAATGAAAAAGAAGAAATAA
- the coaC gene encoding phosphopantothenoylcysteine decarboxylase, which translates to MTKITLAVTGSIAAYKAADLTSLLTKEGHDVTVLMTKSATQFITPLTLQVLSKNKVHLDIMDEERPELVNHIDLAKNTELFLVAPATADTISRLAQGRADDIVTSVALALEPSVPKYFAPAMNTKMYQHPLTQKNIEILKKIDYNMIQPKKSLLACGDFGEGALADLPDILSDLKNSL; encoded by the coding sequence ATGACTAAAATTACACTTGCGGTAACAGGTTCAATTGCAGCTTACAAAGCAGCAGATTTAACTTCTTTACTGACAAAAGAGGGACATGATGTGACAGTTTTAATGACAAAAAGCGCTACTCAGTTCATCACTCCTTTAACTCTACAAGTTTTGTCCAAAAATAAGGTTCACTTGGATATTATGGACGAAGAACGTCCTGAATTGGTTAATCATATTGATTTAGCTAAAAATACTGAGCTTTTCCTTGTGGCACCTGCAACTGCTGATACAATTAGCCGTTTGGCGCAGGGCCGAGCTGATGATATTGTCACTTCTGTAGCCCTTGCTCTTGAACCTTCTGTACCAAAATATTTTGCCCCTGCAATGAATACTAAAATGTATCAACATCCTTTGACGCAAAAAAACATTGAGATTCTTAAGAAAATAGATTATAATATGATTCAACCGAAAAAATCTTTGCTCGCTTGTGGAGATTTTGGTGAGGGAGCACTCGCCGACTTACCTGATATTCTATCGGATTTAAAAAATTCTTTATAA
- the fabZ gene encoding 3-hydroxyacyl-ACP dehydratase FabZ has product MTKKYAMTATEVMEVIPNRYPIMFIDYVDEISENKIVATKNVTINEEVFNGHFPGNPTFPGVLILESLAQAGSILILKKEEFQGKMAYIGGIDKAKFRQKVTPGDVMKLEFEITKFRGKVGTADAAAYVDGKKVTTCQFTFIVDEAAEQTN; this is encoded by the coding sequence ATGACTAAAAAATACGCTATGACTGCTACAGAAGTGATGGAAGTTATTCCGAACCGCTATCCTATCATGTTTATTGACTACGTTGATGAAATTTCTGAAAATAAAATTGTTGCAACGAAAAATGTAACGATTAACGAAGAAGTTTTTAATGGACATTTCCCTGGTAATCCAACTTTCCCTGGTGTTTTGATTCTTGAATCACTCGCTCAAGCTGGTTCAATTTTGATTCTCAAAAAAGAAGAATTTCAAGGAAAAATGGCTTATATTGGTGGAATTGATAAAGCAAAATTCCGTCAAAAAGTCACTCCTGGTGATGTAATGAAACTTGAATTTGAAATTACAAAATTCCGTGGAAAAGTAGGAACTGCTGATGCCGCAGCTTATGTTGATGGTAAAAAAGTAACCACTTGTCAGTTCACTTTCATCGTTGATGAAGCAGCTGAACAAACAAACTAA
- a CDS encoding GNAT family N-acetyltransferase: protein MKEINKDMRNKELIEELISLWENSVKETHSFLSVKEIEDIKQYVPQALKAIEHLIVEFDDNEKPIAFMGIVGEKLEMLFISPNRMKKGLGRKLLEEAIKNYSVNELVVNEQNPQAKGFYEHLGFKVYKRNPIDEQGNQYPILFMHLG from the coding sequence ATGAAAGAAATAAATAAAGATATGAGAAATAAAGAACTCATAGAAGAATTGATAAGTTTATGGGAAAATTCAGTTAAAGAAACACATTCTTTTCTGTCAGTTAAAGAAATTGAAGATATAAAACAATATGTCCCGCAAGCTCTTAAAGCTATCGAACATTTAATTGTGGAATTTGACGATAATGAAAAACCAATTGCTTTTATGGGAATTGTTGGTGAGAAACTTGAAATGTTGTTTATTAGCCCTAATCGCATGAAAAAAGGACTCGGTAGAAAGTTGCTTGAAGAAGCAATAAAAAACTATTCGGTAAATGAACTTGTAGTGAATGAGCAAAATCCGCAAGCCAAAGGATTTTATGAGCATTTAGGCTTTAAAGTTTATAAAAGAAATCCAATTGACGAACAAGGAAATCAATATCCAATTCTTTTTATGCATTTGGGTTAA
- a CDS encoding cation-translocating P-type ATPase — translation MSLKGLTSFEVEERIRQGKINKNIDETDRPVWEIVKRNTFTFFNLIFAVIAILISLVQAWNQLIFLPIIVINTIVGIYQEIKAKRYLDQMTLLHAPQSTVIRNGQQEKIASNDLVEEDIIILKTGNQIVADARIVEGSIFVNESLLTGEADEIEKNVDNKLLSGSFVVSGEAKVILEKVGKDSYISKLTEQAKLVDHGEDSEMLRALNKLLKWVSFIILPIAVILFTQNYFVNHNTLQTSVVAMVAAVIGMIPEGLYLLTTIALTLSSVKLARNQVLLHNMKSIESLARVDVLCVDKTGTITEPRMSVEQVFVSPSSNISEAKFMSLLSDYISANTDDNDTMKAIREFMLAKGDLQNQMTGVKKIIPFSSKVKYSAVCFENESYLLGAPEIVLGKTYEKISSEINHLLEEGFRVLVLAGTKEKIYDQLNLGAYALGYVVLANPIRENAKSTFNYFAEQGVNIKVISGDNPQTVSAVAKRAGITGAERFIDANLLKTKEDLDQAVESYTVFGRVTPDQKRRLVQALKRKDHTVAMTGDGVNDILAMKSADCSIAMASGSDAATQVAQVVLLDSDFGHMTQVVTEGRRVVNNVQRSAILFLVKNLFSIILAIISAIFVFTYPLQASQLSLISLFTIGIPGFLLSLEENDKRIEKDFIKNVILKALPASLTEITAVLGVVIAGAAFKLTASEISTSAVILLAVVGFMILTKISAPLNRFKMGIIIFNIVGIIISGFMFNSLFSISKISLDSFVLVALLSLFSESLFRNFDSLLKKFFK, via the coding sequence ATGTCTTTAAAAGGATTAACAAGTTTTGAGGTTGAAGAACGGATTCGCCAAGGGAAGATAAATAAAAATATAGATGAGACGGATCGTCCTGTTTGGGAAATTGTAAAACGAAATACTTTTACATTTTTCAACTTAATATTTGCAGTCATTGCGATTCTAATCAGTTTAGTTCAAGCATGGAATCAGCTTATTTTCCTTCCAATAATTGTCATTAATACAATTGTCGGAATTTATCAAGAAATCAAAGCCAAACGATATTTGGACCAAATGACTCTCCTGCACGCTCCGCAATCCACAGTGATAAGGAATGGTCAACAAGAAAAAATTGCTTCAAATGATTTGGTTGAAGAAGATATTATTATTCTTAAAACAGGAAATCAAATTGTCGCTGACGCTCGCATTGTCGAAGGAAGTATTTTTGTCAATGAATCACTTTTGACAGGTGAAGCTGACGAAATTGAAAAAAATGTTGATAACAAACTTCTGTCAGGAAGTTTTGTTGTGTCAGGAGAAGCCAAAGTCATTTTGGAAAAAGTCGGAAAAGATTCCTACATTTCCAAATTAACAGAACAAGCCAAATTGGTTGACCATGGCGAAGACTCTGAGATGTTACGGGCCCTCAATAAATTATTAAAGTGGGTCAGCTTTATTATTCTTCCGATAGCAGTCATTTTATTTACCCAAAATTACTTTGTCAATCATAATACACTTCAAACCAGTGTTGTAGCAATGGTGGCAGCGGTTATCGGAATGATTCCAGAGGGGTTGTATCTTTTAACAACCATTGCCTTAACGCTCAGTAGTGTGAAATTGGCTCGTAATCAAGTGCTATTGCACAATATGAAAAGTATTGAGTCCTTAGCGCGTGTAGACGTTCTATGTGTTGATAAAACAGGAACAATCACAGAACCCAGAATGTCAGTTGAGCAAGTATTTGTTAGCCCAAGTAGTAACATAAGCGAAGCGAAATTTATGTCTCTTTTATCTGACTACATCTCAGCAAATACTGATGACAATGATACCATGAAGGCAATTCGAGAGTTTATGCTTGCAAAAGGTGACCTTCAAAATCAAATGACCGGCGTTAAAAAAATTATTCCATTTTCATCAAAAGTAAAATATAGTGCTGTTTGTTTTGAAAATGAAAGTTATCTTTTAGGAGCACCAGAAATTGTTTTAGGGAAAACTTATGAAAAAATTAGCTCTGAAATCAATCATCTCTTAGAAGAAGGCTTTCGTGTCCTAGTTTTAGCGGGAACAAAAGAAAAAATTTATGACCAACTTAATTTGGGGGCTTACGCACTTGGCTACGTTGTGTTAGCCAATCCCATCAGAGAAAATGCTAAATCGACCTTTAACTACTTTGCAGAGCAAGGAGTCAATATCAAAGTTATTTCAGGTGATAACCCTCAAACCGTGTCGGCAGTTGCAAAAAGAGCAGGAATTACTGGAGCTGAACGTTTCATTGATGCAAATTTATTGAAAACGAAAGAAGATTTAGACCAAGCGGTTGAATCATATACTGTTTTTGGGCGTGTGACACCTGACCAAAAACGCCGTCTCGTTCAAGCCCTCAAACGTAAAGATCATACTGTCGCAATGACCGGAGATGGTGTTAATGATATTTTAGCCATGAAAAGTGCTGATTGTAGCATTGCCATGGCTTCCGGAAGTGATGCCGCGACCCAAGTTGCACAAGTTGTCTTATTAGATTCAGATTTTGGGCATATGACACAAGTAGTCACAGAAGGACGTCGAGTCGTCAATAACGTCCAACGTTCAGCCATTCTTTTCCTTGTAAAAAATCTCTTTTCAATCATCTTGGCAATTATCTCAGCAATCTTTGTCTTCACCTATCCCTTACAAGCTTCACAACTTTCACTTATCAGTTTATTCACCATTGGGATTCCGGGATTCTTACTCTCTTTAGAAGAAAATGACAAACGAATTGAAAAAGATTTTATTAAAAATGTTATCTTAAAAGCATTACCAGCCAGCTTGACTGAAATTACGGCCGTTTTAGGAGTCGTTATTGCTGGAGCTGCCTTCAAATTGACGGCATCAGAAATTTCAACTTCAGCAGTTATCTTACTAGCTGTTGTTGGATTTATGATTTTAACTAAAATCAGTGCACCACTCAACCGTTTTAAAATGGGAATTATCATTTTTAATATTGTTGGGATAATTATCTCAGGTTTCATGTTCAATTCCCTCTTCTCTATCAGCAAAATTTCTTTGGATAGTTTTGTTCTGGTTGCCTTACTCTCACTATTTTCAGAATCACTATTTAGAAATTTTGATTCACTATTAAAAAAGTTTTTCAAATAA
- the fabI gene encoding enoyl-ACP reductase FabI yields MFLEGKKIVIMGVANNKSIARGCAKAMKDQGATLIYTYQNERMEKQLAKLAEPEDLLIECDVTSDESIRRAFGTIEARVGKIDGLVHAIAYSKKEELGGNVTDISRDGYALAQDISAYSLLAVAKAAKPLLKKGSGIVTLTYMGSVRAIPNYNVMGIAKAALESTVRYLAAEMAHVGVHVNGISAGAIKTLAVSGVSGYKDLIKESDSRTADGVGVTIDEVGQTAAFLVSPLASGVIGDIVYVDKGVHLT; encoded by the coding sequence ATGTTTTTAGAAGGTAAAAAAATTGTTATCATGGGTGTTGCTAACAATAAATCTATTGCTCGGGGCTGTGCTAAAGCAATGAAAGATCAAGGTGCAACATTAATTTATACTTACCAAAATGAACGAATGGAAAAACAATTAGCTAAATTGGCTGAACCAGAAGATTTGCTCATTGAATGTGATGTAACTTCTGATGAATCTATTCGCCGTGCTTTTGGTACAATTGAGGCACGTGTCGGTAAAATTGACGGACTTGTTCATGCCATTGCTTACTCTAAAAAAGAAGAGCTTGGTGGGAATGTTACAGATATCTCTCGCGATGGTTATGCCCTTGCTCAAGATATTTCAGCTTACAGCTTGCTTGCTGTTGCTAAAGCAGCAAAACCATTGCTTAAAAAAGGTTCTGGTATCGTAACTTTGACTTACATGGGTTCAGTTCGTGCCATTCCTAACTACAATGTTATGGGAATTGCTAAAGCAGCTCTTGAATCTACAGTTCGTTATCTTGCTGCTGAAATGGCACATGTAGGTGTTCATGTGAACGGAATTTCTGCAGGAGCAATTAAAACACTTGCGGTTTCTGGAGTTTCAGGTTACAAAGATTTGATTAAAGAATCTGACAGCCGTACAGCTGATGGTGTTGGTGTAACAATTGATGAAGTTGGTCAAACTGCCGCTTTCCTTGTTAGCCCGCTTGCCTCAGGGGTCATTGGTGATATTGTTTATGTTGATAAAGGTGTTCATTTAACATAA